A stretch of DNA from Trichoplusia ni isolate ovarian cell line Hi5 chromosome 9, tn1, whole genome shotgun sequence:
GGGGTCCTTGTTGGACATCTTCGTAGGGGTTACCAACAGTCCTCTTCTTGGCGATTTCTGCGGCCTTGGCAACAAATTTGTCGTAGATGCCAGACTGGACGTAAGTCCTGGTGCCGGCTACGCAGCACTGGCCAGCATTGGCGAACGCGGCTCTGTGTGCAATTTCGGCAGCCTTGTCAActgtaaacattaattacttgTTACTGTTGTTAACCatctttcatcatcatcatcatcatcatcagcattaGTAGCCCGTTATGCAAGTCACTGAGTTTGATCTTCGGGTCTCCTTCTCCAATTCCTGCCCACTGCTTTAGGAATATCATCCCTACTTTTCCATTTTTGGTCAGAAttactttatgttttttttttcaaagccaTGCAAAgcatacaaataaacatacatacaaagaATGACATCCGACTTTATTCTTATACATAACTTAacatatatgtttttaattatgcaaaAGTAGTAAAAGCAAGGTAGACGTTGACGGacttattttcataatagtgaATACACCTATTAAGGTATTAAGGTAGTTAATATTATACAGATGATATGGAACGACATGTGCTCAAGGCAAAACCATTTATAAGTGTGGGTGGCTCTTAATACGTACTGTTTTATCCGAGTCAAAGGATAAGTGTTGTTGGTATTTATGTTTAGTCCGATATAAGTTTAAATGTTCCGTACTGAGATAAACTCAACAGATGTTTCCTTACATTGAACCTTCgtattttctataatttgtttatacgaatatataatttatatcatttaaatctaatatatataGAAGTCACAATCAACAATAATAGTCAACATTATATTGTATAATagatattaacaaaaatatttactatcagCCATTagtgtcccactgcaggccaaAGCTTCCCTTCTTCAATTTATCTCGGTCTATGACTAACAGAGGCTAGGTCCGTGAAtagttgaataattaaaaagaaaataataaatttaccgTCAGCATCGTTGAACACGACCAGAGCGCTCTTGCCACCGAGTTCAAGAGTAACTCTCTTAAGGTTGACAGCAGGAGCAGCGCTCAAGATGATCTTACCCacctattgaaataaatttgcatTAATTAGTTTGCATTGCTAATGTACCTACATGGCttgcatcaaaacaaaaaaaaaatgcaaagtcAATAGATGATGTTGTTGGTAAGGTAGTTATCACCTCGGGTAgaattaaatacaatgaaaGTACACCATTCGTAAATAacacttaaaatcaaaatatttcttatttgcaAAGCTGAAAtagctttaaattaaacaatcgCTTGAAACTTCATTATTACTCAATATTATGCAATACTTATTAATTGATAAGTGCTGTAAAATTTGCGAAAACACAAATCGTAaatgaacttaaaaaataataattgttagtGCGTCTGTATAAGTACCTAGACATTCATTTTGATATGTTTTCAAATCAATGTAGTAAACAAATAGAACCcaaatatttttaggttcaTTTTGTTTGgcatcatcattatttttaatccttaCCTCAGTGGAGCCTGTGAAAGCAACTTTGTCGACATCAGGGTGATGGGTCAAAGCAGCACCAGCTGTGGGACCGTAACCAGGAATGACGTTGAGGACTCCGGCAGGGAAACCAGCTTCCTTAACGAGGGCAGCTACCGCAAGGGCGGTAAGAGGCGTCTGTTCAGCGGGCTTGACAACCACAGTGCAGCCTGTTTTGAGGCaataacagttattattaattgtcGAATCAAAGTTATCAaactaaattccttaatgtATGCATAATATTTATTCGTCCATAGACCGGTCGTAAGTCAGCAGACAaaacattttggaaaatttGTTTCGTTTAACGCTCTGTTCTTCTTGTAACTTGAAACAGCAATTTGTGGAAGATGTCTTACCGGCAGCAAAAGCGGGAGCGATTTTCCAAACGAACATGGGGATGGGGTAGTTCCATGGAAGGATTTGTCCACATACACCCACGGGCTCCTTCAGGGTAAAGGTCATCACTTCACCgtctaaacaaaacaaatcaattaacacatttatttaattctagtTAATATTTACTATGCTGACTATCCTTGTTTGTTACTTAAAGTGGATACGATGCTAATTACAACTTTAAGTATGCGTCGTCGTcttgttgataataaaaataagtgacAAATGAGTAAACTTTTCTGCTTTTAAACAAATCTGGGTTTTTACAGCCAGTGTCATTTAGGCATATTCTCTACGGTGACATTTGAATGGATCACAGCCATAAGCTGCTTCTcaagaaacaaatttaaaatcgCCTAGTCAATTGTTTCTGGTGACCTTGAGCCGAATACATGTATCTTTAATAGCGGAAATATACCTAATCAGACGAAGATAAGATTATCTTTACACATCATCTGATAATATGACTTGTCGTCTAATAATGCGAGATTCAATATATGGATTGGAAtgaattgtcattttttttacattactgcCACTTCTGCATTCTTTATGTCGTAACTGCCTTTTGCGGAGAAACCTACagctataaatatattattacagcTAAATCTCGAAGATTTTTATCGTAATATATACTATctgatacttttatttaaataatcctttcactagtttttattttaccttaaatttattaaaaacatatgaATGATCTGATAGGTCTATGGGTAAATTTTTAATAGCTATAAGTAGAACATAAATTACCAGCGGGGATGGTGTTTCCAAGAATTTTGTCGGCTTTTCCGGCGTAGTATCTGAGGATGCTAGCGGCCCAGATGGCTTCACCTTCTGCCTGCTTTACTGGCTTGCCACAGTCCAGGGTTTCCAGGTCAGCCAAGTATTTGGCATCTCTTTCAAGAAGGTCAGCCAGCTTGAGGAGCAATCGGCCTCTTTGGGAGGCATCGAGGGTGCGCCATTCCGAATAACGGTGGAAAGCCTTCTTGGCCGCAGCTACGGCTAGGTCGACGTCAGCCTAGGACAACAAGGAGTCTTTTATCAGTATCATTCATGCAATCTTAAAAGGAAGTTATTCAAAACTGTCTGTTGGTTCTAGCTTCCAAAGcagatcaaaataataatatattatcttgtTCATAAAAAACCAGGTTTGCAAATGCATTCATTAAACTATAACAGATACAAAAATACAGTACGAGATAATGTATTTGTTGATAGCAGCAATGACAATCACTTTTTAAAAACAGTTCATTAAAAGTTCAATAACTTGCTGATAGTGAGATGGGAGAGTGCATTTAACGTTCGTTTTGCTTTTACTTGAAAGGGGATTTTAAATTACTCAACGGTTAGTTAGTCATTCACTTCAGGTCAAATCAATTGAATCAATTGAGTCTACAAGCTAACACTGGAACTTGGGGAGATGTCTTGGTCTTGGGATTAAAGTAAGGCTGTTTCTGTGGAGGGAGATGCTGCTCTATCAAATATAGAGAGCCGTCTCTTTTTCAAATATGGGACTACTACTGTAAGTCAGGACCTACAATAAAATCAGCCGAAAGATCGGTGTTTCCGTTCGAGGTACAATTAACTGCAACAGCAACCAAATATGCAAcagttttttaagaaatacatttCGGTCTCCAGTCCCGTGGATGAGATTGTGATAGTTTTAGATAATGAGACTACAATATCCCAAAGTCGTGTACTCTTGGCAGGGATTAATGTCATCATAAATTTATCCCAGATCAAAAATGGCTCTTGGGTGAGATGATACTTACTTTGTCACCTTCAGCAACCTCTGTGATGACAGTCTCATCTTGAGGGTTGATGGTTGGGAAGGTTTTCTTGCTCACGGCGTCCACCCACTCATTGTTGATGAACAActaaagaatagaaaaaaaaatggtattagAAAGTTTGAAAGAATTTTACGACAATccactgaaatattaaaacgcTATCTAATTCGTCCTCAAATACATATCGTTTTGTCTTTACTTTGAATCACAAATTGACGAAGACAGTACGAGACTGGACGACTTGTTAATTGATTGACGTTTTAGTATAATATGAGatacaaacattttgtacaTTGTCAATGTACTTCTGTTAATAGAGTTGACCTGAAAAACAGATTTGTTTAgcgaaatcaaatcaaaagaaGGCCTTAGCTGCATACGagtatatcattttattaaaataaagcgtAGATAAAGGGCGTTAAGCCGACAGCGACTGATAGCTATAGTGAAATGCAGAAACAGATGGCCTGTCAAATAACATTTGTAACCACGGTGGGAgataattacaacaataattataaatagtttaaacttAGAATAGTTAAAACTGCTGTTAATAGTTAAAAATCTAATGAAgcctaaaaaaattgtttaatcttAGAAAAGGTGAAAGAGTACTTTTTATCACGAAACCCGACGTTTTTACGAATAGAAACATAAGCAAAAACTAGTTGACCATTTACGAGATTTTAAACTGGATCAATTTCTATTGAACAGTGTTGTCAAGTAATCGTTACAAAGCAACGTAATGAAAACCGATTTAAAGCAAGTACAATACATATTCAAACAAATCACCTATTGTGGTTTTATAGAGGCAATTGAGTCGCGAACAGTTTCCAGTATATTGCATTGTGTACACCACAATCGTAGTAACTACGGCTGAAATTACAGCTCGCAAACCATAGTTGGAAACACGTAAAAGCAATTGAAAACGACAAAATACTACTTGAAacgtataaattgttttgtgttattggAATCTACAAGTATcttatcaatataattaaaatttaataccaATTATAATGAACAAGGTAGATAGCATCGAAATAGAagtaaaaaacagattttttattaacataatatttgaagCAGAATAATGATCAGGGTCAACGTTTTTATGGATTTAAACAATTCATAGATCACTAAGGACCGGCAATTTTTTTCGATAcacgtattttaaaaactaacttCTCATGATAtccagtaaatattttattcaatggtTTTTCTAACATTAacactaaatattaaattattaattattcagtaataaataaaactaacctTAGTGTATTTGATGTCAACTTTAACCATTTTGATGCCGGTTTGTCTGCACGTGTGTTCACTTCGAATCCCCCGAGTAAACAGTGCTCGCTCACACCGCTCCACGAATAAATATTACGTAAACCATGTGCTAACGAAAATATAGATAACCCGTccataacaacaataataatatttgaaactcTACGGAGTTCCGTACAAgtttatgattaaaaacaaatgagatCGTCATTTGTTTATCTGAAATTCCGAACTTGGCAACTAgacttataaaaaaagtaaaattccaTATTCGAATAGGCCTCAGCGCATGCGTATCAGAGAtttcgtatttttgtttatcattcGCGTTTCTAAACTATTGATTGTGCGTTTATAAGATTAGCttcaagaattattattatcagaTTTCGTTGATAAGTACCTGCGTAAGTAGTTTAGTTCTTTAAAAGTGACCTATGCTCATAGATTTAGTAGGCAAATGCCGTTAAATACgcccaaaatgaaaaaaaaataaaaattgtattaaaaaaggtttgaaaaaaaaacttatctagTATAGAATTAAACGTTTgaataattagtatttatttactgagataagtgtttttttgtcaatgaaaagttttaaattagtcGTTTTTAACAcctaaagaatttataaaaaaaaatgggaaaaaacTACTCTCTTCTTTCTAAATGATCCTTCTATTAACGAATGTGGACAGATCGAAAATTAGCATAATCagcaaatattgtttaaataaaagacaatcGGTAAGCCGGCTTTAAATAAGGCCGTCGACCGGCTTGTGGTTATCTACATGAATAatgctgtagagtttgtttttttgttggaaCGCACTAACCTAAAGCGCTATTGGTgcgtttttttaaaatatttattgaggaaggctatagtattataataataaagtatttaataagagTCTGTTACAAAAACGGGGACAAGTTTCGTGAACTCTAAAACTATTTATCcgattttaaatataacaaactcATATCTTCCTGAAGACGCTTAACGCTCTAATACTAGGAACCAATGATCCGATTTAAATAATATGGCAGTGTTAGATAGCTGTCTGAGTTAGTCTATTGGATGGGATCAatagaaacagcaatttaaatcagtgcgcagacaaagtcgcgggcaatagctagtgtTATATAAGTCCTCAGATTAGCACGCATGGCACAAGTGTTCATAGTTATTCTTAGTCACCAAGTACTTACTGTTTTGATCCGATATGGCATAATTAGTTGTAATGCATCTAACAACATACTGGCACAAAGGTGGTTATGCCTTCgttatctttttatattaaattattaaaatataaaactgttattgCTACATTAGCAAAATTAATACTAGGTACTAAGGATCGATGCTGACCAAAACCAAGAgtagaaataatttttttatagaagtctgag
This window harbors:
- the LOC113497201 gene encoding aldehyde dehydrogenase X, mitochondrial-like; translation: MVKVDIKYTKLFINNEWVDAVSKKTFPTINPQDETVITEVAEGDKADVDLAVAAAKKAFHRYSEWRTLDASQRGRLLLKLADLLERDAKYLADLETLDCGKPVKQAEGEAIWAASILRYYAGKADKILGNTIPADGEVMTFTLKEPVGVCGQILPWNYPIPMFVWKIAPAFAAGCTVVVKPAEQTPLTALAVAALVKEAGFPAGVLNVIPGYGPTAGAALTHHPDVDKVAFTGSTEVGKIILSAAPAVNLKRVTLELGGKSALVVFNDADVDKAAEIAHRAAFANAGQCCVAGTRTYVQSGIYDKFVAKAAEIAKKRTVGNPYEDVQQGPQIDTEMFTKVMGYIDAGKKGGARCVAGGNRKGNVGFFVEPTVFADVKDDMKIAREEIFGPVQSILKFETFEEVVDRANNSNYGLGAGVITNDITTALAFVKHVRAGSMWVNTYEHVTPQTPFGGFKESGIGRELGEEGILQYLENKTVSFSLPKVPQL